The Ahaetulla prasina isolate Xishuangbanna chromosome 4, ASM2864084v1, whole genome shotgun sequence genome has a window encoding:
- the LOC131198353 gene encoding uncharacterized protein LOC131198353 translates to MNHDALLSVIELLRRLEAAERRGTPGNRPEGSGDSRSGNEERTRENSTNNQREIAAAKETSGGPVAIATQDRETALEPETATGEERLSNEEPFEQVASPDSQAVIGLQANVAQLSTDVKALTETVKSLDKKMDEVLILLKAPQPEGAKVLNKNIIRVLSAVDSSAKVVERLSEKIELIHARSAIGIPEAPMTAPAAPLVTAIYPSLPDQPAAAETSSAIIKEL, encoded by the exons atgaatcatgACGCCCTTCTTTCCGTCATTGAGCTACTGCGCAGACTCGAAGCCGCCGAGCGCAGAGGAACTCCCGGAAACAGACCCGAAGGATCCGGAGACAGCCGAAGCGGGAACGAAGAGAGGACTCGAGAAAACTCCACCAATAACCAGAGAGAGATTGCCGCTGCGAAAGAGACTTCCGGTGGACCTGTAGCCATAGCAACACAGGACAGGGAAACGGCCCTCGAGCCGGAAACTGCGACCGGCGAGGAGCGGTTGTCGAACGAGGAACCGTTTGAGCAAGTCGCCTCACCCGATTCACAGGCCGTTATAGGTCTACAAGCGAATGTCGCTCAGCTGTCAACAGATGTTAAAGCACTGACGGAAACAGTCAAATCCCTTGACAAGAAGATGGATGAGGTCCTAATTCTCCTCAAGGCCCCCCAACCTGAGGGAGCCAAAGTTCTAAACAAGAACATCATTAGGGTGTTGAGCGCCGTGGATAGCAGCGCTAAAGTTGTCGAAAGGCTGTCTGAAAAGATCGAGTTGATCCATGCCAGGTCGGCGATAGGCATCCCGGAGGCTCCGATGACAGCCCCAGCGGCTCCACTCGTAACAGCAATATACCCAAGCCTTCCAGATCAGCCCGCAGCGGCAGAGACGTCAAGCGCGATTATTAAAG aattgtaa